A window of the Puniceicoccus vermicola genome harbors these coding sequences:
- a CDS encoding sulfatase family protein, whose translation MKARPNILLITSDQQHWNTLGIDNPEIQTPNLDRLARQGTLFERAYCPNPTCTPTRASILTGQWPSQHGAYTLGTKLLEDRPTMNDTWRKNGYRTGLVGKAHFQPLQSTEEFPSLESYPTLQDLDFWRNFEGPFYGFDDFELARNHTDEAHVGQHYALWMEEKGLKNWRDYFQKPTGSQGPRKHEWDLPEEYHYNTWISERTNHYLSEYAQSDQPFFLWSSFFDPHPSYLIPKPWSEMYDPEKITVPSLDPAELDDPDASPFRKLSLEGGKKEDYGIHGKWMHGVQDHSHDPKELAKDIAIYYGMVSALDHYVGKILDHLEELGIADNTLVIFTSDHGHYFGHHGLIAKGPFHYDDGVKVPFLVRWPGEVPKNGRSKALQSLVDLPTTMLSAAGINKPYAMTGVDQLPSWRDPQSAVRSHTLVEDNHEPGVAEHKTYIDDRYKITVFRAFECGELYDLKTDPGEIHNRWSDPEYAAVKAKLLQAFVQAEMAKEVLPMPRIAPA comes from the coding sequence ATGAAAGCCCGACCCAATATTCTCCTCATCACCAGCGACCAGCAGCATTGGAACACGCTGGGAATCGACAACCCCGAGATTCAGACCCCGAACCTCGACCGCCTTGCCCGCCAAGGGACTCTTTTCGAGAGAGCCTACTGCCCGAACCCAACCTGCACGCCGACTCGGGCGAGTATCCTCACCGGGCAATGGCCGAGTCAGCACGGTGCCTACACCCTCGGGACCAAGCTTCTCGAAGACCGGCCGACCATGAACGATACTTGGCGTAAAAACGGATACCGGACCGGGCTCGTCGGCAAGGCCCACTTCCAACCACTCCAAAGCACCGAGGAATTTCCCTCCCTCGAGTCCTACCCCACTCTTCAAGATCTGGATTTCTGGCGGAACTTCGAGGGCCCCTTCTACGGATTCGATGATTTCGAGCTCGCCCGGAACCACACGGACGAAGCCCACGTCGGCCAGCACTACGCGCTCTGGATGGAAGAGAAAGGCCTGAAAAACTGGCGCGATTATTTCCAAAAACCCACGGGAAGTCAGGGCCCCCGGAAGCACGAATGGGACCTCCCAGAAGAGTATCACTACAATACTTGGATCAGCGAACGGACGAATCACTACCTCAGCGAATACGCTCAAAGTGACCAGCCCTTCTTCCTCTGGTCGAGCTTCTTCGACCCCCATCCCTCCTATCTCATTCCCAAACCGTGGAGCGAGATGTATGATCCGGAAAAAATCACCGTCCCGTCACTGGATCCAGCCGAGCTCGACGATCCGGATGCCAGCCCTTTCCGCAAGCTGAGTCTCGAAGGGGGCAAGAAGGAAGATTACGGCATTCACGGAAAATGGATGCATGGGGTTCAGGACCACTCCCACGATCCGAAGGAGTTGGCAAAGGACATCGCCATTTACTACGGCATGGTGTCGGCCCTCGACCACTACGTCGGAAAAATCCTCGACCACTTGGAGGAGCTCGGAATCGCCGACAACACCCTGGTCATCTTCACCTCCGACCATGGGCACTACTTCGGGCACCATGGCTTGATCGCCAAGGGCCCCTTCCACTACGATGACGGGGTCAAGGTTCCCTTCCTTGTGCGCTGGCCCGGAGAGGTCCCGAAAAACGGCCGTTCGAAGGCACTCCAGAGTCTGGTCGATCTGCCGACAACGATGCTCAGCGCTGCCGGAATCAACAAACCTTACGCTATGACCGGCGTCGACCAGCTACCCTCCTGGCGCGACCCGCAATCCGCGGTGCGATCCCACACCCTGGTCGAGGACAACCACGAACCGGGCGTAGCCGAACACAAGACCTACATTGATGACCGCTACAAGATAACAGTCTTCCGCGCCTTCGAGTGCGGAGAGCTCTATGACCTCAAAACTGACCCAGGCGAGATCCACAATCGCTGGAGCGACCCCGAATATGCGGCGGTCAAAGCCAAACTCCTGCAAGCCTTTGTGCAGGCGGAAATGGCGAAAGAAGTTTTGCCAATGCCCCGAATCGCACCAGCCTAA
- a CDS encoding toprim domain-containing protein, whose protein sequence is MNFYSFEEIKERGNCVRFAAEILGLEVDSNSRIPATWRGGDGPNVAINEDEWFDHVDKNGGGIIDLAAVSKFDGDIQAAQNFLGEWLKLKPKSQVQKGSKPERKVSRCRYDTLIAEGYKETARYHYKDEHGSDLHFVARLEHPEREKEFVQGTPKGWGLRGVKPVLYRLPEWKDENSVCIVEGEKDADTLAKLKIAATTNCGGAEKWNDSFADLFQGKFVVILRDNDESGEKHALRVARSIYGKAKEVRILAPSKLPKGDVSDWLEKEGGSSESLFQMIKSTAPYEEVEEGDEVRQWLKEIRFDPSNPPPPEPCLYEFSGTEVSHPGNLCTLTAAPGVGKTALLVGGLAAGLSPESVLGWKSPQRKGAIVHIDSEQSRGDAFEIVGMRSLRRAGLESMPKRFLSFPMVGTDPGRILYALRVILADAQKSFDEIHSVWLDGVGDVCNDVNDPGEVQGVVTELHRLANEFRTVIWTILHFNPGSEKMRGHLGSYLERKSETVLRMEREPDGETTVIYTAKTRRAPIPKLQGIRMKWNDQAGMHVQVESAMAAKADAKAEEARAIIVELAAGDPWKSWKHGDLVEAFCKHTAKSEATAKRWICKNRDQKGNDPSSALSFNAATGLYGLGITARQEIESAKNSERKRS, encoded by the coding sequence ATGAACTTCTACTCTTTCGAGGAAATCAAAGAACGCGGCAATTGCGTTCGATTTGCCGCGGAGATTCTGGGGCTTGAGGTAGATTCGAACAGTCGGATCCCGGCCACTTGGCGAGGTGGAGATGGGCCCAATGTCGCGATCAACGAAGATGAATGGTTCGACCACGTGGACAAAAATGGCGGGGGAATCATTGATCTGGCTGCGGTCTCAAAGTTCGACGGAGATATACAAGCAGCGCAGAATTTTCTGGGCGAATGGCTCAAGCTGAAACCAAAAAGCCAAGTTCAGAAAGGCTCGAAACCTGAACGCAAGGTAAGCCGGTGCAGGTATGACACTCTGATCGCGGAAGGCTACAAGGAAACGGCTCGCTACCATTACAAGGACGAACACGGATCCGATCTTCATTTCGTTGCTCGTCTCGAGCATCCAGAGCGTGAAAAGGAATTCGTCCAGGGGACTCCTAAAGGATGGGGCTTGCGAGGTGTGAAACCTGTCCTCTATCGGCTGCCGGAATGGAAAGACGAAAATTCGGTCTGCATCGTCGAAGGAGAAAAGGACGCCGACACCCTAGCAAAACTCAAAATAGCGGCGACTACGAACTGCGGAGGCGCCGAAAAGTGGAACGATAGCTTCGCGGACCTATTCCAAGGAAAGTTCGTCGTGATACTTCGTGACAACGATGAATCCGGTGAGAAGCATGCTCTTCGCGTAGCGAGATCCATTTACGGAAAAGCAAAGGAAGTTCGCATCCTTGCACCGTCGAAATTGCCGAAAGGTGACGTAAGCGATTGGCTTGAAAAGGAAGGAGGATCAAGCGAGTCACTTTTTCAGATGATAAAGTCGACCGCGCCCTACGAGGAAGTAGAGGAAGGAGATGAGGTCCGCCAGTGGTTGAAAGAAATTCGATTTGATCCGAGCAATCCTCCTCCTCCAGAACCTTGCCTCTACGAGTTTTCCGGTACTGAGGTGTCGCACCCGGGAAACCTTTGCACCCTGACCGCAGCGCCGGGGGTCGGGAAAACGGCTCTTTTGGTCGGTGGTCTTGCCGCTGGCCTTTCTCCAGAGAGTGTCCTGGGCTGGAAATCCCCGCAGCGCAAAGGTGCGATCGTCCATATCGACTCGGAACAGTCTCGAGGAGATGCATTTGAAATCGTCGGAATGCGTTCGCTACGTAGGGCCGGACTCGAAAGCATGCCAAAGCGATTCCTCTCGTTTCCGATGGTTGGAACCGATCCGGGAAGGATCCTCTACGCTCTCCGAGTCATTCTTGCCGATGCTCAGAAATCTTTCGATGAGATCCACAGTGTGTGGCTCGATGGAGTCGGCGACGTTTGTAACGACGTCAACGATCCCGGAGAGGTTCAGGGTGTCGTCACAGAGCTTCACCGTCTTGCGAACGAGTTCCGGACTGTGATCTGGACTATTCTCCATTTCAACCCGGGCAGTGAGAAGATGCGCGGGCACCTCGGCAGCTATCTCGAGCGAAAATCTGAGACCGTGCTCCGCATGGAGCGGGAACCGGATGGAGAGACGACAGTGATTTACACTGCGAAAACCCGCCGGGCCCCGATTCCAAAGTTACAGGGAATCCGCATGAAGTGGAATGATCAGGCTGGGATGCATGTGCAGGTTGAAAGCGCGATGGCTGCAAAGGCAGATGCCAAAGCGGAGGAAGCCCGCGCGATCATCGTTGAACTTGCCGCCGGCGATCCATGGAAGAGCTGGAAACACGGCGATCTCGTCGAAGCATTCTGCAAACATACAGCCAAATCTGAAGCTACTGCGAAGCGCTGGATTTGTAAAAATCGGGATCAAAAAGGCAATGATCCCTCATCGGCATTGAGCTTCAACGCAGCCACCGGACTCTACGGCCTAGGGATCACTGCACGTCAGGAGATCGAATCGGCCAAAAACTCAGAGAGAAAGCGGTCTTAG
- a CDS encoding tyrosine-type recombinase/integrase — protein sequence MKKSAARKRAPKARPLTPVFDQSKGRWRISIPAAKSPTGKRQRLFFDTKRAADVEAGRIKGMADQWGTAGRKIKASLAEDAARASEILEPYGVTLTEVALEYSERENIRNASMPMRDLWKRYEDHLETATNSKGRAYSPRTIQTKRSTAKKIAEVLDSALASDVSQDDIEEILRKDFSSASSRNTAILHAKPMFSYAIRTLRVATNNPFDGIPKFATAQKGISIATPEQVIQAIKQGCQDHTKNTDLPEDLRLDCNDARSAVAILAFAGLRPEVELGNLYWNAIDLHRKTIRVRTTDSKTRSGRYVDIENNLLSWLKLIPAKDRQGKVAPSNWKRKWRVIRRFAGFERADADVLRHSYATYYHRGINGSVDALRANLGHGTTDVTFGHYLDTDVEKAQALRYWTISPEILNPAIKAITI from the coding sequence ATGAAGAAATCAGCGGCACGAAAAAGAGCTCCAAAAGCTCGGCCTCTGACTCCGGTATTTGATCAATCGAAGGGGCGCTGGCGAATTAGTATTCCGGCCGCAAAAAGTCCGACTGGAAAACGGCAGCGTCTCTTCTTCGACACGAAAAGAGCTGCAGACGTCGAGGCAGGCCGGATCAAAGGAATGGCAGATCAATGGGGCACGGCCGGACGGAAGATCAAAGCAAGTCTCGCAGAAGACGCCGCTAGAGCATCCGAGATCCTCGAACCCTACGGAGTCACACTAACGGAAGTCGCTCTCGAATATTCCGAACGAGAGAATATTCGAAATGCTTCAATGCCGATGAGGGACCTTTGGAAGCGATATGAAGACCATCTTGAGACCGCTACAAACTCGAAGGGCCGCGCCTACTCTCCTCGCACCATCCAAACCAAAAGATCGACCGCAAAGAAGATTGCTGAAGTTCTTGATTCTGCCTTGGCCTCAGATGTGTCCCAGGACGATATCGAAGAAATCCTCCGAAAAGACTTTTCTAGCGCTTCTAGCCGGAACACGGCCATCCTTCACGCGAAGCCAATGTTCTCTTACGCAATTCGGACGCTCAGAGTTGCCACAAACAACCCTTTTGACGGAATTCCTAAATTCGCGACTGCACAAAAGGGAATCTCGATCGCTACTCCTGAACAGGTTATCCAGGCAATCAAGCAAGGATGCCAAGACCACACGAAGAATACGGACCTCCCCGAGGACCTGCGTCTCGACTGCAATGATGCTCGGAGTGCCGTTGCAATTCTAGCCTTCGCCGGCCTTCGCCCCGAAGTCGAACTCGGAAATCTTTACTGGAATGCGATAGACCTTCACCGGAAAACCATTCGAGTTCGAACCACCGACTCAAAGACCCGATCCGGTCGCTATGTCGACATTGAGAACAACTTGCTGTCATGGTTGAAACTGATCCCAGCAAAGGACCGCCAAGGAAAAGTTGCACCTTCTAACTGGAAACGAAAATGGCGGGTGATCCGACGCTTCGCCGGATTCGAAAGAGCTGATGCCGATGTTTTAAGACACTCCTACGCAACTTACTATCATAGGGGCATCAACGGAAGCGTGGACGCTTTAAGGGCAAATCTTGGCCATGGGACTACAGATGTAACATTCGGTCATTACCTAGACACCGACGTAGAGAAAGCACAGGCCCTTCGATACTGGACGATCAGTCCGGAGATTTTGAACCCCGCAATCAAAGCGATTACAATATGA
- a CDS encoding helix-turn-helix domain-containing protein — MAAPQNPSSSTLLRGIKVLERISLEEEPVRFSELRQTLPGATDATLSRLLQTLEAADYVRRSGKVGYVRGPALQNWIQLCTGGSGGFQSVAENTVRQLCRITNESTALATFLNDRLIVVASQVAEGAVSIIHPGHTLHFEGDHAGALAILSLMTPEEQRQMVGGPLSSIASLAELQESLTRFRTSPDSEIFRDRSLARPGICRIAIPFQVGPHRGSLFLCLTETQADQSFAELTRHLSSSRENLLKATKVG, encoded by the coding sequence ATGGCCGCGCCCCAAAACCCTTCTTCCTCCACCCTGCTCCGTGGCATCAAAGTCCTGGAAAGGATTTCTCTGGAGGAAGAACCGGTCCGTTTTTCGGAGCTGCGTCAAACTCTCCCTGGGGCGACCGATGCCACCCTCTCCCGCCTTCTCCAGACCCTCGAAGCTGCCGACTATGTGCGCCGGTCTGGCAAGGTCGGCTATGTCCGAGGTCCTGCCCTGCAGAACTGGATACAGCTCTGCACCGGCGGATCGGGAGGTTTCCAAAGTGTCGCGGAGAATACGGTTCGCCAACTTTGCCGAATCACCAACGAATCCACGGCTTTGGCGACTTTCTTGAACGATCGTCTGATCGTGGTCGCCAGCCAGGTCGCCGAAGGAGCCGTCTCGATCATTCATCCCGGGCATACCCTTCATTTTGAAGGAGACCATGCTGGCGCCCTCGCCATTCTCTCTCTGATGACCCCGGAGGAACAGCGACAAATGGTCGGAGGGCCTCTGAGCAGCATTGCAAGCCTAGCGGAACTCCAAGAGTCTCTCACCCGCTTCCGAACCTCTCCCGATTCGGAGATTTTCCGAGATCGTTCCCTCGCCCGGCCCGGCATCTGCCGCATCGCGATTCCCTTCCAAGTAGGTCCCCACCGGGGAAGCCTCTTCCTATGCCTCACTGAAACCCAAGCGGATCAAAGCTTCGCCGAACTGACTCGGCACCTCTCATCATCCAGGGAGAATCTCCTCAAGGCCACTAAGGTCGGTTGA
- a CDS encoding phage tail tape measure protein: MNDSIIAHFGGNTRNFDRAADKVEKRGKGLARTMKGLFAGAAAGFAVGKLGDLVDYMDRIGKKADTIGITTDALQELRAAGLKKAGIEAGTTDMALQRFNRRLAEARNGSGEAKKAFAEMGIELRDREGNAKSFDDILYEVADGLRDTREESDRLRLAFKFFDSEGAAFVNVLEDGSKSLRKLRNDMSELSIESEMIKDAEELKDQLTEIGLHGVSYIAKTFKFAADAGESFGDIVNQLTGDIDDTTLSLSEMRAELAEQSLEWAQQDRLRAEQIKQAKELKEKEREITLEKIRQREEMEMQNQLAKLHDAIEEARERRNKEISDNLEIVRKNLARVTKLEADREMIRAQQEGGTKAVIALENKRAEKLEGEIRMLREKGRLEEDSAKRAEIGVKLTEKQLELEKTRNRILSLNDPATAGARGSGGSVGTATTGGAATSDLSSDQNLREAVKARAEQEEDLYFQRENTPDGKGFREFREGKKGRFFTDEEMRDALEKDRQKSKTKDMKKGGGGGGNKAQGEPAWQKAIVSMEKRLGRLESKLQ; encoded by the coding sequence ATGAACGATTCGATCATTGCACATTTCGGAGGGAACACCCGGAATTTTGACCGCGCGGCCGACAAGGTTGAGAAACGGGGGAAGGGATTGGCCCGGACGATGAAAGGACTCTTCGCAGGGGCCGCAGCCGGTTTCGCAGTAGGTAAGCTCGGCGACCTCGTCGATTACATGGACCGCATCGGAAAGAAAGCGGATACGATCGGGATCACTACTGACGCGCTTCAGGAGCTTCGTGCAGCTGGTCTAAAAAAGGCTGGCATTGAAGCGGGCACGACGGATATGGCCCTGCAACGTTTCAATCGTCGGCTTGCCGAGGCTAGAAATGGATCCGGAGAAGCGAAAAAAGCGTTCGCAGAGATGGGCATTGAGTTGCGGGATCGAGAAGGCAATGCCAAATCATTCGATGATATCCTCTACGAGGTTGCAGACGGCCTGAGAGACACCCGAGAAGAGAGTGACCGACTTCGGCTGGCTTTCAAATTCTTTGATTCGGAAGGTGCTGCATTTGTGAATGTCCTGGAGGATGGTAGCAAAAGCCTCCGAAAGCTTCGCAATGATATGAGCGAACTGAGTATTGAAAGTGAAATGATCAAGGATGCGGAGGAATTGAAAGATCAACTCACCGAGATCGGACTCCATGGAGTGTCCTACATTGCGAAGACATTCAAATTTGCTGCCGATGCGGGGGAATCCTTCGGTGATATCGTCAATCAACTCACCGGGGACATCGATGATACAACTTTGAGTTTGTCCGAAATGCGGGCCGAACTTGCAGAGCAAAGCCTTGAGTGGGCTCAACAGGATCGGCTTCGAGCAGAGCAGATCAAACAGGCAAAGGAACTGAAGGAAAAGGAGCGGGAAATTACTCTGGAGAAGATTCGCCAACGTGAGGAAATGGAAATGCAGAACCAGTTGGCTAAGCTTCACGATGCTATTGAAGAGGCCCGGGAACGTCGCAATAAGGAGATCTCTGACAATCTGGAAATCGTCCGCAAGAATCTGGCTAGGGTTACAAAGCTGGAAGCTGATCGGGAAATGATCAGAGCTCAACAGGAGGGCGGAACGAAGGCTGTGATAGCTCTTGAGAATAAGCGGGCGGAGAAACTTGAGGGAGAGATCCGGATGCTTAGAGAAAAAGGGCGTCTGGAAGAGGACTCAGCCAAAAGAGCGGAGATTGGGGTGAAGCTGACCGAGAAGCAGTTGGAACTTGAAAAAACTAGGAATCGAATTCTCTCCTTAAATGATCCAGCAACCGCCGGTGCCAGGGGCTCAGGTGGGAGTGTGGGCACGGCCACGACCGGTGGAGCCGCCACAAGCGATCTATCCAGCGATCAGAATCTTCGCGAAGCGGTCAAAGCCCGTGCCGAACAGGAGGAAGATTTGTATTTCCAGCGTGAGAACACCCCCGATGGCAAGGGGTTCCGCGAATTCCGCGAAGGGAAGAAAGGCCGGTTCTTCACCGATGAGGAGATGCGGGATGCCCTTGAGAAGGATCGCCAGAAGTCCAAGACCAAGGACATGAAGAAAGGCGGCGGAGGCGGCGGTAACAAAGCCCAGGGAGAACCGGCTTGGCAGAAAGCAATTGTCTCCATGGAAAAGCGCCTGGGCCGGTTGGAAAGTAAACTTCAATGA